The genome window AGTAGCTTCTGACGTGCCGTCTGATCAGTAAACACCCAATCGTCCATATCGAACGTACAAAGGCGTGTACCGAAGTAGCGTTCAAAGTCTTGCTTCTTCGCACGGTCAAAGAGCACCTCCTTTGGTTGGAAGTTACCTAACAGCTTTTCGACGTAATCAAAGGTGCCTTCACCGGTCAGAAACTCACCAGTAGATATGTCCAAGAAACTGACTCCACAAGCACCTTTACCGAAGTGTACCGCTGCAAGGAAGTTGTTTTCCTTATAGTTCAGTACGTTATCGCTCATGGCAACACCTGGTGTGACAAGTTCTGTGATACCACGCTTCACCATCTTGTCCATTGCTGACAGCCCTTTCTTGCCTTTGATGGCCTCACGCTTCTTCTTCGGGTCTTCTAACTGGTCGCAGATAGCCACACGCTTTCCGGCACGAATGAGCTTAGGCAAATAAGTATCAAGGGCATGGTGCGGGAAACCAGCCATCTCCATAGAGTCGCTGCTACCACCATTATTACGACGCGTAAGGGTAATACCGAGTATTCTTGCCGACTCCACAGCATCCTCACCATACGTCTCATAGAAGTCACCACACCTGAAGAGCATCAATGCTCCAGGATGTTGCGCCTTCATCGAGAAGAACTGTTTCATCATCGGGGTAAGTCCCTTATCGTCTTTTGCCATATCTTTTACTTCCTTATTAAGTCTGTTTCCTATTTTATCCTTAGACTTACAAAATTACAAAAATAAGGAGGAAAGCCCAAATATTCCCTTGCTTTTCATGTTGTTTTTAATATCTACCTAAAGAAATAGGGATGCAATGTCGTTGCATCCCTATATTATTTCGCAACAGCTTTCTATGCTGTTAAAAAAGAAAATCTTATCTCTTAGTAAATTCTGCTTTTACAAGTTTACCATTTTCTACCTCCTGTAAAATCATCTTGTCACCATTAACTTCACCCCAAATAGTATTTTCTTCTATTTTAAATGATATTTTATTACCCTTCAAAACATAGTTAGTCTCGAACTCATCATGATCTTCTTTAGTAGGATTCTTATCAAGATTAAAATCATTTATAAATTTAACTACCGTATTTGACTTGAATTCTAATACTACCATTTCTTTGATAACATCACCTTTTTTCTCGAAATAATGCCATGTAGTACCTACAAGAGCATTAGGTGTTTCTTCCTCTTTATCTGAGGAACATGCTGTGAATAACATCATTGGCAATAATGCCAATAAAATCAATAAATACTTTTTCATATTTTTTTAATTTGAGTTATAATTTTATACAAAGGTAGTCATTATGCTCTAAAAACACAAATGAAATACAGCATAAGACCAACTATATCAGTTTATTTAACTACTTTTATATAAACAAAATAATAGATTATAATCACTAAAAAAGCTACACACAAAGAAATTATTTTCACGAAGAAAAGAATTTATTTTCATGAAGAAAAATATTTATTTACGTGAAAAAAAATATTTATTTTCACGAAAATAATTCGATGAAAAGCGTTAACTGCTGATATATCAATACTTGGAATGATGCTAATTAATCGAATATAACGAATTAATTAACGGCATTTACTTCTTATAAAACGAATTGCACGAATACCCATTAAGTAGGAATATTCGTGCAATTAACGTAACTTGTAATCTGAACTTTCTTATGGAAGTTTACCTTCCTTGCCTCTTGAGCGTAGGATTGACCATACACCAAGAGCTATAAGAGGAATACTTAATATCTGACCCATATCGATAGGCAAACCTGCCTCAAAGGCTACCTGTATCTCCTTAGTGTATTCAATGAAGAAACGGAAGGTGAAAATGAGCGTTAGACAGAGTCCGAAATAGAGTCCTGTACCCACTTTCTTAGGATACTTTCTGTATATTAAATAAGTCAGAACAAAGATTATCAGATAAGCAATAGCCTCATATAACTGTCCCGGATGACGTGGTTTATCGTCTACATTATAGAAGATAAATGCCCAGGGAACGTCTGTTACCTTACCGATAATCTCTGAATTCATCAAGTTTCCAAGGCGGATAAAGCAGGCTGTGATACCTGACACGATACCGAAGAAATCAAGTACTACCCACGTATCCATCTTCATATTGCGGATATAAAGGAAGAGAGCGATAAGCAATCCAGCCACTCCACCATGCGATGCAAGTCCTTGATAGCCCACATACTTCCATGAACCGTCAGCCATTTCACGGATAGGAACGATGATGGACAGGATACCTTTCCACGAAGTGAGGAAGTCCTGCGGCTCATAGAAGAGACAATGACCCAGGCGGGCACCTGCCAGTACGCCAAAGAAGACATAAAGGAAGAGCGGGTCAAACTTCTCTGCAGGGTATTTATGACGCTTGTAAAGCCACTGCATCATGAAATAACCCAAGGCAAGACCTACCAGCCAGCACATTCCATACCAGCGGACAGGGACAGGACCGAGCTGGAAGATTACCTCATCGGGCTGCCATGCGATGTAAAGTAGATTATTCATAGTTATGATATAAAAAGAAAACCATACCACCAATGATTATCCCCTCTCTGTGCCGAGAAGGGTGGGGTAGGGCTATACATTAAATCTGAAGTGCATGATGTCACCGTCCTGTACAACGTATTCCTTACCTTCGATGCCGAGTTTACCAGCCTCACGAATAGCTGCCTCAGAACCATATTTAATGTAATCGTCGTACTTGATGACCTCAGCACGGATAAAACCCTTCTCAAAGTCGGTATGAATAACACCTGCACACTGCGGAGCTTTCCAGCCTTTATGGAAGGTCCATGCCTTTACCTCCATCTCACCTGCGGTGATGAAGGTCTGGAGGTTGAGCAGATGGTATGCCTTATTGATAAGTCGGCTCACACCGCTTTCTTCCAGTCCCAGCTCTTCAAGAAACATCTTCTTGTCTTCATAGCTGTCGAGTGATGCGATATCTTCCTCGGTCTTGGCAGCGATAATCATTGCTTCAGCACCTTCCTCAGCTGCAATCTTCTCAATCATCTGACTGTATTCGTTGCCTGACTTGGCACTTGTCTCGTCAACGTTGCAGACGTAAAGCACAGGCTTTGTTGTCAGAAGGAAGAGATCATGCGCTGCCTGCTGCTCCTCCTTGCTTTCAAACTCAACGCTGCGGGCATTCTTACCCTGCTCCAGCACTTCCTTATATGCTTCCAATACAGATACCATTATCTTAGCATCCTTATTTCCTGCAGCAGCAACTTTCTGCTGTTTAGCAAGCTGCGCCTCGATGGTTTCAAGGTCTTTGAGCTGCAATTCTGTATCGATAATCTCCTTATCTTCAATCGGATTGACAGCCATACCACCCTCACGTACCACGTTATCGTCCTCGAAACAGCGGATTACATGAATGATAGCGTCGCACTCACGGATATTACCAAGGAACTTATTACCCAGTCCTTCACCCTTTGAAGCGCCCTTGACGAGTCCTGCGATGTCGACAATCTCACAGGTAGCCGGTACGATCCGTCCCGGATGAACAATCTCAGCCAATTTATTCAGTCGCTCGTCTGGAACGGTAATCACGCCGAGGTTCGGCTCAATTGTGCAGAAAGGGAAGTTAGCTGCTTGTGCTTTGGCACTGCTCAAGCAGTTGAAAAGTGTGGACTTACCTACGTTCGGCAGTCCTACTATACCACATTTTAATGCCATGTCTTAAATAAACGTTTATTTCTTTTGTGCAAAAGTACATAATTAATTCGATATAACCGATAAGAAGTGGGAATAAGCTCGGAGAAGATAAGCGGTGATGATAAGCGATAATTAAAAAAAAGGCGATAATAAGCGGTTATGTGTTTCTTATCATTAACGCTTATTATCGCCTATAAAAACTCCTATACTTATCAGCTCCTGCCTGCTATCCTTTCTCAAACGCCTCTGCTTCAGCAGCTGCGATGATGGCTTCACGATCGAATGGCTTTGAATGTGAGATGTCAGAGAGGTCGAAGTCGTCAGTACTCTCCCTTGCTTCTGGCTCTACAGAAGATTCCATCTTACCAGTTTTCTCCTCATCAGCAACTGATGACTTCTCATCAAACACCTCCGTCAGGAATGGATTTTCATGCTTTTCAACCTTAGCTTCAGAATCTACCATGAAGTTCATGTCCTGCGATGTTTCAGGCACATTGAGCACCGGTTCTTCTTCCATCTTCGTACGATTAGCCTTGGCTGAGAACACTTCATCAATGAACTGAGGCTCACGACGCAAACGTTGCAGCGTCAGTTTGGAAGCCTCTTGCTGGCTTTCCTTCTTTGAATATCCGTGTCCCTCGCCACATGGAAGTCCCTCCATGATAACCTGGAAGTGGAAAGTAGGGCTGCCCTGCTTGTCTTTTTGGTTCTCAATCAGCTTGAACTCCATCTTAACCTTGTTCTTCTGGCTCCATTCGATGAGCTTCGACTTGAAGTTCACCTCCTTGTAAGCCACCTTGTCGATGTTGATCATTTCACCAAGAACCTGTTTCTTCATGAACTTCATGCAAGCATTATAGCCATGATCCAGATAGAGCGCACCAACCAATGCCTCAAAAGCATTACCACCAAGATAACTGTTATGCGAAGACGTGTGACCATTAGAAAGAATCAACTGATTGATTCCCATTTCCTTTGCCAGTCGGTTCAGCGTATCGCGTTGTACTATCTTCGAACGTGTATTGGTCAGGAAACCTTCACGTTTCCCTGGGAAATGCTCGTAAACAATGTCACCGACGATGGCATCAAGAATGGCATCGCCAAGGAATTCAAGTCGTTCATTGTTTACGGGCTTACCCTTTGCGTTACGACGCGCTACGCTCTTGTGCAAGAGTGCAGTCTTATAATAACTGATATCGTGGGGGATAATGCCGATAATTTGGTACAAAGACAAATAAAGCTCCTTCTCCTTACGGAAAGGGAGCTTTATTCTATCAATTATATTATTCAGCATATTTCTTGAATATGACACAAGCATTGTGACCACCGAAACCGAAGGTATTGCTGAGTGCAGCACGTACCTCACGCTTCTGAGCCTTGTTGAACGTAAAGTTCAGATTGTAGTCCAATTCAGGATCCTTGTCATCTTCCTCATGGTTGATGGTAGGAGGAATAATATCATTCTTTACAGACAATACACAAACCATTGCCTCTACAGCACCTGCTGCACCGAGAAGGTGACCAGTCATACTCTTTGTAGAAGAGATATTCAGCTTGTAAGCTGCCTCACCGAACAACTCCTTGATAGCCTTAGCCTCAGAGATGTCACCAACAGGAGTTGATGTACCGTGAACATTGATATAGTCAATGTCCTCAGGCTTCATACCTGCATCCTCAAGTGCTGCCTTCATAACGAGCTTGGCACCGAGACCCTCCGGGTGAGAAGCAGTAATATGGTGAGCATCAGCTGACTCGCCTTCACCTACCATCTCTGCATAAATCCTCGCACCACGAGCCTTTGCATGCTCCAGTTCCTCAAGGATAAGACAACCTGCACCTTCACCCATTATGAAGCCGTCACGGCTTGCTGAGAATGGACGTGAAGCATGCTCAGGATCATCATTACGTGTA of Prevotella fusca JCM 17724 contains these proteins:
- the lgt gene encoding prolipoprotein diacylglyceryl transferase, which gives rise to MNNLLYIAWQPDEVIFQLGPVPVRWYGMCWLVGLALGYFMMQWLYKRHKYPAEKFDPLFLYVFFGVLAGARLGHCLFYEPQDFLTSWKGILSIIVPIREMADGSWKYVGYQGLASHGGVAGLLIALFLYIRNMKMDTWVVLDFFGIVSGITACFIRLGNLMNSEIIGKVTDVPWAFIFYNVDDKPRHPGQLYEAIAYLIIFVLTYLIYRKYPKKVGTGLYFGLCLTLIFTFRFFIEYTKEIQVAFEAGLPIDMGQILSIPLIALGVWSILRSRGKEGKLP
- the ychF gene encoding redox-regulated ATPase YchF, producing the protein MALKCGIVGLPNVGKSTLFNCLSSAKAQAANFPFCTIEPNLGVITVPDERLNKLAEIVHPGRIVPATCEIVDIAGLVKGASKGEGLGNKFLGNIRECDAIIHVIRCFEDDNVVREGGMAVNPIEDKEIIDTELQLKDLETIEAQLAKQQKVAAAGNKDAKIMVSVLEAYKEVLEQGKNARSVEFESKEEQQAAHDLFLLTTKPVLYVCNVDETSAKSGNEYSQMIEKIAAEEGAEAMIIAAKTEEDIASLDSYEDKKMFLEELGLEESGVSRLINKAYHLLNLQTFITAGEMEVKAWTFHKGWKAPQCAGVIHTDFEKGFIRAEVIKYDDYIKYGSEAAIREAGKLGIEGKEYVVQDGDIMHFRFNV
- the rnc gene encoding ribonuclease III yields the protein MLNNIIDRIKLPFRKEKELYLSLYQIIGIIPHDISYYKTALLHKSVARRNAKGKPVNNERLEFLGDAILDAIVGDIVYEHFPGKREGFLTNTRSKIVQRDTLNRLAKEMGINQLILSNGHTSSHNSYLGGNAFEALVGALYLDHGYNACMKFMKKQVLGEMINIDKVAYKEVNFKSKLIEWSQKNKVKMEFKLIENQKDKQGSPTFHFQVIMEGLPCGEGHGYSKKESQQEASKLTLQRLRREPQFIDEVFSAKANRTKMEEEPVLNVPETSQDMNFMVDSEAKVEKHENPFLTEVFDEKSSVADEEKTGKMESSVEPEARESTDDFDLSDISHSKPFDREAIIAAAEAEAFEKG